GGGGTGGGTCGCCTCGCGCATCAAGATCTCCAGCAACTCGTCGCTTTCGTCACGGTCCATCCCCAGGATGTGTGAAGTGAACACCTTGTTGACGTAGATCAGCTTCTGTCCGGTCTCTGGATGTGTGCGAACAACAGGGTGCTCCTGAGGCGGGTTCTCCCGATCCTTCTTCGCCTTTTCCTCCGGTGCCAGACCTCGTCCGAACTGATGTCTGTGGACGGCCATCTTGCCCTCGACTCGCTCCTTCACAGCATCAGACAGCCCGTCGTAAGCCACCGCCATGTCGGCCCAGAGGGTATCGCCGCCGGTTTGTGGTACCTGGACGGCTTTGAGAATGGATCCCATCGCAGGTGCCTTCATGAAAGAGACGTCGCTGTGCCACACATTTTCTACCGGGATATCGTGCTCGCCACGTTGGAGCAGGACCACCTCGGGGTGATCGGCCTTGGGAAGGAAGGGGTGGACCTCTGGTTTCCCCCACAGCGAGGCCATATCGCGGTGGGCGCGCGAGTCGAGCCTCTGGTCACGGAAGAAAATGACCTTCCACTCGAGTAGGCATCGGTGCAGTTCGGCCTGCAGTTGCGGATCGATCTTCGCAGACAGATCCACTCCGCGGATTTCTGCGCCGATCGTCCGGGAGTACGGGACTACATCGAAGAGGGTGTAGGGAGCCTGCGCGCTGTCGTCGGCGGTCCGGTGCAGAGGTCGCACATACACCGCGGACAAGGGGCTCCGCCTGGCTGGGGCTGCCGGTGCCGCCGTAGCAACTGTGTCGTTATTACTCACTGGTACAAGCTCCTTTTGAATGCTGGGGAACGTGGGGGCAAAGCGTGTGGTCTGGATTATTGGATCCACGCCTGATCGAGCAAGATGATGCTGTCCAGGCTCGGGACCGCGCCGTGCACGTTGTCGGTCCACGGCACGAAGTTCGCACCCGCAGAAAGCGCCAGGTACGGGGCAGTTTCGTTGACCTCGGTCTGCAAGCTGGCCATAGCCGCACGCTTGGTGTCGTCGTCCTTCGCAGTCTGGACGTCGCTGAGAAGCTGGTCCATCTTCGGGTCGTCGACGCCGAGGATGTTGTTGGTGGACGTGCTGTGCAGCGAATTGAACAAACGCAGGAACGGCGCGGCGTCCGAGATGCTGTAGGCGCCGGTGGCTATGTCGAAGTCCTTGTCGACATAGATGCGTTTGACGATGTCGGTGATCGAGGCACCGTACTCGATGTTCACATCGATGCCGACCGGCGCGAGCATCGCCTGGATGGCCAGGGCTGCGGCCTGCCCGGCCTGCGTCTGCGAAGTGAAGTACGTGATCGTGCCGTCGAAGCCGTCTGTCTTGGCGGCGTCGACGAGCTCGGTGGCCTCGCCGGTATTCAGCGCCACGGGAGGGACGTCGTTGTGCCATTTGGACCAGGATTGGAAGATTTCCGTGCCGGGCATGCCCTTGCCGTCTTTGGCGCGCATGTCGATGACCTCGGGGTCGATCGCCAGCTGCATGGCTTTGCGTACCCGCAGGTCGGCGCCGGGGCGGCCGTCACGTTGATTGATTTGCACGACGGGGTTGGACAGGCCCAGAGTCTCGTAAAACCCCGGCAGGGTGGCCTTGGCCTCGTCGATGGATGCGGCGTTGAGCAGGAAACCCATCTGAATGCCGCCGGTGTCGAGGGCTTCGATCTTGGGCCGATCATCCTTGATGTCGACGAACTTCAGGGTGTCCAGATGTGGCTTGCCGTTCCAGTAGTCCTCGCGGGCGGTGAGCACGAGTTCACTGCCCGGGGCCATGGACTCGAAGGCGAACGGACCGGCGCCGACCGGCGTGAACGTGCCATCCGGCTGGTCCGAGCCGGCCGCGACGATCATGCCGTGGCCGAAGACGAGTATCGACGGAAACTCGCTCCACGGCTGGTTCATCGTGTAGACGACCGTGGATGCATCGGTGGCCTCGACAGACTTGACGCCGGCCTGGAATGCCTGGGTGTTGGCGCCACGTTTTTCGTTGAAGCGGTTGGTGCTGGCG
This region of Rhodococcus sp. PAMC28707 genomic DNA includes:
- a CDS encoding TauD/TfdA family dioxygenase, which codes for MSNNDTVATAAPAAPARRSPLSAVYVRPLHRTADDSAQAPYTLFDVVPYSRTIGAEIRGVDLSAKIDPQLQAELHRCLLEWKVIFFRDQRLDSRAHRDMASLWGKPEVHPFLPKADHPEVVLLQRGEHDIPVENVWHSDVSFMKAPAMGSILKAVQVPQTGGDTLWADMAVAYDGLSDAVKERVEGKMAVHRHQFGRGLAPEEKAKKDRENPPQEHPVVRTHPETGQKLIYVNKVFTSHILGMDRDESDELLEILMREATHPEYQCRFHWEPGSVAFWDNRATQHYACGDYYPDPRTMQRVTITGDVPF
- a CDS encoding ABC transporter substrate-binding protein; the protein is MAIAAMASGLLLVGCASNNGGGSGPETEPGAVGIIGDQADGGTPVDGGTLSFAGYSPVASLDPTKTQPAGSTGGTEMAAVYDLLVRYDAESQSYKPQLAESLTSSEDYTTWTITLRDGVTFSDGTPLDAAAVVASTNRFNEKRGANTQAFQAGVKSVEATDASTVVYTMNQPWSEFPSILVFGHGMIVAAGSDQPDGTFTPVGAGPFAFESMAPGSELVLTAREDYWNGKPHLDTLKFVDIKDDRPKIEALDTGGIQMGFLLNAASIDEAKATLPGFYETLGLSNPVVQINQRDGRPGADLRVRKAMQLAIDPEVIDMRAKDGKGMPGTEIFQSWSKWHNDVPPVALNTGEATELVDAAKTDGFDGTITYFTSQTQAGQAAALAIQAMLAPVGIDVNIEYGASITDIVKRIYVDKDFDIATGAYSISDAAPFLRLFNSLHSTSTNNILGVDDPKMDQLLSDVQTAKDDDTKRAAMASLQTEVNETAPYLALSAGANFVPWTDNVHGAVPSLDSIILLDQAWIQ